In the genome of Streptomyces fagopyri, the window TGATCTGGACATCAGGCTCCAGGGGCTGTTCTCCAGTCTGCCGTGCGACTTCGGTCCACGCGGTCACATGGACCGGGTCACCCCGCTGCTGCGGGCGGGCGACGCCTATGTCGAACTCGACACCTCCGGGCGGCTCGGGGTCCGCACCGGCTGGAACGCGCTCAGCCGCACGCTGTCGATCCACCGCTACCTGGGGTCCGGCGACTCCTTGCAGTGGGGTGCCTTCGATCTGGCCCTGGCGGCGAGCGCGGAGGGGTTCAAGCCCACGCCGTCGGTGTGGCGGCCGCCCGGCGGCAGCCGGCGCGGGGTGCGCTACCAGATCGAGATGGACAACCGGCTCGTGCCGTACATCCTGCTCTGCAACGGCCCCGCCCATCTGCTCGTCGACGGTCCCGCGGTCCCGCTGGACGGTGCGGCGCCCGGGCTCGCCTTCGACGCCGGACTGCCGGGCTGCTCGGTGCCCGGCCGTATCTGCGTCAACGCGGGCACGGACGACAACGGCGTACGACGCCTGGTGGAGGTGTTCCCGCCCTCGTCACCCGATCTGACCGGCGAGGCGGTCGTGTCCGCCGACGGTTACCTGCCGGAGTCCTTCCATCCGACCCTCGACCTGCACGACCTGCCGGTGCCGGGGCGCGTCGCCCCGATCTCGGTGCCGCCCACCGACGTGAACAGCACGTTCACCTACGAGTTCTTCCTGGACCGCGGCGACGGGGCGCCGGTCTTCCTCGGCCATCTCCCCGCGGTCCAGGACGGCCGGCACCACGCCACGCTCGACGCGCACGGCCAACTGCGCGTGCACCGAGGCCTGGTGCCCTACCTGCCCGCCGAGAAGCTGCGTCAGGTGGAGGAGGTCCCCGGCCGGGTGCTGCGCCTGCGCATGGACCCGCCCACCAACAAGCTGAACCACCACTGGGATCCCAACAGCGGGAGGCACTGATGACCGACGCCCACGACCACGGGCCGAGGCACCCGCACGCGCTCCGGCTCGATGCCTTCGCCGAGGCCGCCACCGCCGTACTGGACTCGCCCTCCCGTTGTGGCGAGGCGCTGTTCGACGCGTTGCACGAGTGCTGGCTGGCTCTCCAGAACGTCCCCGGCCACCTGCCTCCGTACCGGGACGATCCGCGTGAGGTCGTCGAACGCTTCGAGGACGCGCGTACGCAACTGGGGCGGGCGTTGCGCGAGGTGCCGGCGCTCGCGAGGGCCGCACACGGTGGGCGTCCGGAGCGAGGCGGCACGCTCGAACCGCACGAGGCAGCGGACCCGTACGGGAGGGACGACAGGGACGAGAACCGGGCCGAGGACGAGGACGAGGATCGAGACAAGCACGAGGGCGCGGGCGCGGGCGCGGGCGAACGAGTCGACGGGACCGGGCGGGCCACCTCCGTCGAGGGGACCGAAGCGGACGTCGGACCGGCCCTGGACCAGGAGGAACGGGTGGCCGACTCGCCGCCCCGCGCGTCCGAGGGGCCCGAAGACGCGAACGCGCCGGAGGCCTCGGAGATCCCGGAGACGTCGGAGACGGCGGAGGCATCGGAGGCATCGGAGACTGAGGAAGCACCAGGGACACCGGACGTGCGGGAGCCGCTGGATCCGGCGAGCCTCGCGAAGCCGTCGGTTTCCTTGCAGCGGCCGGCCCCGACAGAACCGCCCCTCCTCGCAGCTGAGTTGACCGGAGCCCAGCCGGTGTCGGGGTCGGCGCACGGCTCCTCGCCCGGGTCCCCGGCCGTACCGGCCGACTCACTAGCGGACTTCGCGGCCGTCCTGGAACGGTTGGAGTCGGATCTCCGGCGCGAACAGGTCCGTTACCTCCCTCAGCCGGCGCCCGCACGCCGGGACGACGGTGACCCGGACGCCGCCGAACGCGTGCGGCTGATCTGGCGGCGCGTCCACATGGCACTGCTGCGGCTGCCCGGTGACGTGGCCGTGGAGTGGCGTACGACGGCGGCGGCCAAGGCCTCCCTCGCGGGCCTCCCGGTACCGGAGGACGACGTCTCCGACCTCGACGTGATCGTCCTCGGGCTGCCGGACGGCCTGTGCCCCGCGGAGCGGCTGCCGCTGGACTTCGCCGACCTGCCCGCCGCCGCCGTGGCGGTGGATCCCAAGTTCCTCCTGCACCTCGGCCTCCCGCCGGCCGAGATCGGCGCCCTTCCGCCCGGCGATCCCCGTCCCGCCTGGGCGGTGCGCGCCGCGCAGGCCGAACGGCTGGCCGCACTCGACCCCGAACTGCACATCGCACTCCTTCACGACCACCAGCCGGGCAGCCTCGCTGGGCGGGAGCACCGGGACAAGTACGAACGCAGGCTGGCCTCGCTGCTGCGCACGGCGGGTCAGGGCCTGGACGAGAAGAGGGCGTGGACGCGGGAGAACCGGCTGGGCGCCGCCCACCACCTGGACATGGTTCTGGGCGGTCTGGTGCACAAACGCCCGGCCGCTCCCGAGAGTTGGTGGTACCAGTGGCGCACGAGGGTGTCGCGGATCCTGGTCCCGCTCGCCGAGGACGCCAACTATGAGGTGATCGTCCGGCCGTTGGAGGATCTGCGCCGTGATTTCGCCGCGGAGTACACGATCGCGGAGACCGTGAAGGGAGTCGCCGGCTCCAGCGAACCCGAGGTGCAGTGGGTGGTGTGGACGGCGTTGCGGCGCAAGAAGGGTTCGAACTACGGGCCCAACAAACACAAGGGCCGGGTCGTCGTACGTCCGGCCGAGCCCACCCGGCGGTGAGCGATGGCCTTTCGGCATGCCGCGCCGCACACGTCCACCGCACGGTCCCCGGCCCCGGGGCCGCCCGGCGGCTCCCTCGACGCCGCGTCGCTGGGCCGGCTGCTCGGCGCCTGCGCCGCCGGACGCGCGAACGGCCTCTCCCCGCAGTTGGTGGCGGACCTCGCCGCGTCGTGCGCTCCGGCGGGGGACCCTGCGCGGCGGGACGTTCCGGTCCTCCGCGTGGTCGTGCTGCGCGCGGGTGCCGACGCAGCAGGTCTCGTCCCCCTGCTCACCGGGATCCGGCCGCCCGAACCACCCGCCGCCACCGATGTCGTACCGCTTCTCCACGCCCACCATCCAGTCATCGAGCCGGAGTTGAGGATCACGGAGGGGCATCGGCGGAGTCTCGACCGGCTGGCCCGGCGGCTCCTGCGGGACAGCGTCACGGCGGGCGCGGCCCGTGCCGCGGGGACGGACCGCTACGGGACGGTCACCTGGCTGCGGATCCGCGCGGAACAAGGGCGGGACCGGTTCTTCGCGACCCGGTGGACGGGCGAGGACGCCGTCGCACGGGCCTGGCGGCGTATACAGGACGTGACGGCGGCGGGCACGCAACCCACCATCCGCGCCGTCGCCTCCACGCCGGACGCGTCGGACACGCCGGACGCGACGGACGCGACGGACGGACCTGACGTACCGGCGACACTCTCGACCGCCTTCGCGGGCAGTCCCCTGCCATGGCCACCGGCGGGCGAAGGGGTCCGCGTGACGGTCACGGACGTCCCCGTACCGGCGGAGGGCGCCCTCGCTCCGTACGCCCGTGAGATCCTGGATTCGGCTCATCTGGTGCTGGCCGCCGCACCACATCGGCAACTCGCGGGCCGGGAACCACTGTCCGCCGGATTCCGGGCGCTGCTCGCCGGGTCGGTGGGGGGTCCCTGCCGACCGCCTGTGGCCCTGGTGTCCTGCGTGGCGGAACACGGCGGGGCCGACTTCCTCGCCGGGCTGGTCGGATGGCTGCGCGGCGCCCTGCCGCACACCGTCGGGCCGTTCACCCGCGGCCTGCCCGTCCACGCGGTGTCCCCGCGGCGGGCCGAGGACGCCCTGCGTGTGCTGCTGCGTCCGGTGGACCGGGCCGCGCCCGTGCGGGCGCGGGCCCTGGAGCTGTGGGCGGCGAGTGGTCTGCCCGTCCTGTGCGCGTCGGTGCTCGCGCCCGCGCTGCGGGACCCGCGCGCGTCCACGGCCGGGCTCGGCGTCCGTCGTTTCCGGGCGGCGCTGCACGACATCCGGCTCGACGGGTACGACGTTCCGCCCGGTGCGGCTCGCGCGCCGGCGCCGGCCACCGCCGTACTCGCCCCGGACGTGCCCGCCCGGCAGCTCTGGGACGAGCTGGACCGGTTCGCCGCGATACCGCTGGCGCGACGGGCCGCCCGACGGCCG includes:
- a CDS encoding serine/threonine-protein kinase, with the translated sequence MAFRHAAPHTSTARSPAPGPPGGSLDAASLGRLLGACAAGRANGLSPQLVADLAASCAPAGDPARRDVPVLRVVVLRAGADAAGLVPLLTGIRPPEPPAATDVVPLLHAHHPVIEPELRITEGHRRSLDRLARRLLRDSVTAGAARAAGTDRYGTVTWLRIRAEQGRDRFFATRWTGEDAVARAWRRIQDVTAAGTQPTIRAVASTPDASDTPDATDATDGPDVPATLSTAFAGSPLPWPPAGEGVRVTVTDVPVPAEGALAPYAREILDSAHLVLAAAPHRQLAGREPLSAGFRALLAGSVGGPCRPPVALVSCVAEHGGADFLAGLVGWLRGALPHTVGPFTRGLPVHAVSPRRAEDALRVLLRPVDRAAPVRARALELWAASGLPVLCASVLAPALRDPRASTAGLGVRRFRAALHDIRLDGYDVPPGAARAPAPATAVLAPDVPARQLWDELDRFAAIPLARRAARRPYPAAGPDGPPHDAPSRGDIGP